Proteins from a single region of Felis catus isolate Fca126 chromosome B4, F.catus_Fca126_mat1.0, whole genome shotgun sequence:
- the LRTM2 gene encoding leucine-rich repeat and transmembrane domain-containing protein 2 isoform X2: MLARGSGPEQRTGLAVLWRQIYWITCWITLYAVEALPACPFSCKCDSRSLEVDCSGLGLTMVPPDLPAATRTLLLLNNKLSALPSWAFANLSSLQRLDLSNNFLDQLPRSIFRDLTNLTELQLRNNSIRTLDRDLLQHSPLLRHLDLSINGLAQLPPGLFDGLPALRSLSLRSNRLQNLDRLTFEPLASLQLLQVGDNPWECDCNLRDFKHWMEWFSYRGGRLDQLACTLPKELRGKDMRVVPMEMFNYCSQLEDENSSAGLDIPGPPCTKASPEPAKPKPGAEPEPEPSTACPQKQRYRPVSVRRAIGTVIIAGVVCGIVCIMMVVAAAYGCIYASLMAKYHRELKKRQPLMGDPEGTPAQRP, encoded by the exons ATGCTGGCCCGGGGCAGTGGCCCCGAGCAAAGGACCGGGCTTGCCGTGCTGTGGAGGCAGATTTACT GGATCACCTGCTGGATCACCCTGTATGCTGTGGAGGCCCTCCCCGCCTGCCCCTTCTCCTGTAAGTGTGACAGCCGCAGCCTGGAGGTGGACTGCAGTGGCTTAGGCCTCACCATGGTGCCCCCGGACTTGCCGGCTGCCACCCGAACCCTCTTACTCTTGAACAATAAGCTGAGTGCCCTGCCTAGCTGGGCATTCGCCAATCTGTCCAGCCTGCAGCGGCTGGACCTATCCAACAACTTCCTGGACCAGCTGCCCCGTTCCATTTTCCGGGACCTGACGAATCTTACAGAGCTGCAGCTGCGCAATAACAGCATCAGGACCCTGGACAGGGACCTGCTGCAGCACTCGCCCCTGCTTCGCCACCTGGACCTGTCCATCAACGGCCTGGCCCAGCTGCCCCCTGGCCTTTTCGATGGACTCCCGGCTCTGCGCTCCCTATCACTTCGCTCCAACCGTCTGCAGAACCTGGACCGGCTGACATTTGAACCCCTCGCAAGCCTGCAGCTGCTGCAGGTTGGGGACAATCCCTGGGAATGCGACTGTAACCTACGTGATTTCAAGCACTGGATGGAGTGGTTTTCCTACCGAG GGGGGCGCCTGGACCAGCTTGCCTGCACCCTACCTAAGGAACTGAGGGGGAAGGACATGCGTGTGGTCCCCATGGAGATGTTCAACTACTGCTCCCAGCTGGAGGATGAGAATAGCTCAGCTGGGCTGGATATTCCTGGGCCACCCTGTACCAAGGCAAGCCCTGAACCTGCTAAACCCAAGCCAGGGGCtgagcccgagcccgagcccaGCACTGCTTGCCCCCAGAAGCAGAGGTATCGGCCGGTGAGCGTGAGGCGGGCCATCGGCACGGTGATCATCGCGGGGGTTGTCTGTGGCATTGTCTGCATCATGATGGTGGTGGCTGCTGCCTATGGCTGCATCTATGCCTCCCTTATGGCCAAGTACCACCGGGAGCTCAAGAAGAGGCAGCCCCTAATGGGGGACCCGGAGG GGACACCGGCCCAGAGGCCTTGA
- the LRTM2 gene encoding leucine-rich repeat and transmembrane domain-containing protein 2 isoform X1, which yields MLARGSGPEQRTGLAVLWRQIYWITCWITLYAVEALPACPFSCKCDSRSLEVDCSGLGLTMVPPDLPAATRTLLLLNNKLSALPSWAFANLSSLQRLDLSNNFLDQLPRSIFRDLTNLTELQLRNNSIRTLDRDLLQHSPLLRHLDLSINGLAQLPPGLFDGLPALRSLSLRSNRLQNLDRLTFEPLASLQLLQVGDNPWECDCNLRDFKHWMEWFSYRGGRLDQLACTLPKELRGKDMRVVPMEMFNYCSQLEDENSSAGLDIPGPPCTKASPEPAKPKPGAEPEPEPSTACPQKQRYRPVSVRRAIGTVIIAGVVCGIVCIMMVVAAAYGCIYASLMAKYHRELKKRQPLMGDPEGEHEDQKQISSVA from the exons ATGCTGGCCCGGGGCAGTGGCCCCGAGCAAAGGACCGGGCTTGCCGTGCTGTGGAGGCAGATTTACT GGATCACCTGCTGGATCACCCTGTATGCTGTGGAGGCCCTCCCCGCCTGCCCCTTCTCCTGTAAGTGTGACAGCCGCAGCCTGGAGGTGGACTGCAGTGGCTTAGGCCTCACCATGGTGCCCCCGGACTTGCCGGCTGCCACCCGAACCCTCTTACTCTTGAACAATAAGCTGAGTGCCCTGCCTAGCTGGGCATTCGCCAATCTGTCCAGCCTGCAGCGGCTGGACCTATCCAACAACTTCCTGGACCAGCTGCCCCGTTCCATTTTCCGGGACCTGACGAATCTTACAGAGCTGCAGCTGCGCAATAACAGCATCAGGACCCTGGACAGGGACCTGCTGCAGCACTCGCCCCTGCTTCGCCACCTGGACCTGTCCATCAACGGCCTGGCCCAGCTGCCCCCTGGCCTTTTCGATGGACTCCCGGCTCTGCGCTCCCTATCACTTCGCTCCAACCGTCTGCAGAACCTGGACCGGCTGACATTTGAACCCCTCGCAAGCCTGCAGCTGCTGCAGGTTGGGGACAATCCCTGGGAATGCGACTGTAACCTACGTGATTTCAAGCACTGGATGGAGTGGTTTTCCTACCGAG GGGGGCGCCTGGACCAGCTTGCCTGCACCCTACCTAAGGAACTGAGGGGGAAGGACATGCGTGTGGTCCCCATGGAGATGTTCAACTACTGCTCCCAGCTGGAGGATGAGAATAGCTCAGCTGGGCTGGATATTCCTGGGCCACCCTGTACCAAGGCAAGCCCTGAACCTGCTAAACCCAAGCCAGGGGCtgagcccgagcccgagcccaGCACTGCTTGCCCCCAGAAGCAGAGGTATCGGCCGGTGAGCGTGAGGCGGGCCATCGGCACGGTGATCATCGCGGGGGTTGTCTGTGGCATTGTCTGCATCATGATGGTGGTGGCTGCTGCCTATGGCTGCATCTATGCCTCCCTTATGGCCAAGTACCACCGGGAGCTCAAGAAGAGGCAGCCCCTAATGGGGGACCCGGAGGGTGAGCATGAAGACCAGAAGCAGATCTCTTCTGTGGCATGA